The Streptococcus sp. S5 genome contains a region encoding:
- a CDS encoding glucose-1-phosphate adenylyltransferase gives MKNEMLALILAGGQGTRLGKLTKNIAKPAVQFGGRYRIIDFALSNCANSGIHNVGVITQYQPLALNSHIGNGSSWGLDGINTGVSILQPYSASEGNRWFEGTSHAILQNIDYIDSINPEYVLILSGDHIYKMDYDDMLQAHKDNNASLTVAVLDVPLKEASRFGIMNTDANNRIVEFEEKPAEPKSTKDSMGIYIFDWARLRNMLVAAEKSDIDMSDFGKNVIPTYLESGESVYAYEFNGYWKDVGTIESLWEANMEYIDPNNALDSRDRHWKIYSRNLISPPNFFGEHAHIEDSLVVDGCSVDGTVKHSILSTEAQVREGAVVEDAVVMSNAIIGKGAVVKRAIIGEGAVIAEGVVIDGTEEVQVVGYNEKVGVATDED, from the coding sequence ATGAAGAATGAAATGCTCGCTTTAATTCTTGCCGGAGGGCAAGGAACACGTCTTGGAAAATTAACCAAAAACATCGCGAAACCTGCGGTTCAATTTGGTGGGCGCTATCGGATTATCGATTTTGCTCTCTCAAACTGTGCCAACTCAGGAATTCACAATGTTGGTGTGATTACACAGTATCAACCACTTGCCCTTAACAGCCATATTGGGAATGGTTCCAGCTGGGGCTTGGATGGAATCAATACGGGTGTGTCTATTCTCCAACCTTATTCAGCTAGTGAAGGAAATCGGTGGTTCGAAGGAACTAGTCATGCGATTCTTCAAAATATCGACTATATTGATAGCATCAATCCGGAGTATGTCTTGATTCTATCTGGGGATCATATCTACAAGATGGATTACGATGACATGCTTCAAGCACACAAGGATAATAACGCAAGCTTGACTGTTGCCGTCCTAGATGTACCTTTGAAGGAAGCAAGCCGTTTTGGAATCATGAATACAGATGCCAATAATCGGATTGTCGAATTTGAAGAAAAACCAGCTGAACCAAAATCAACTAAGGATTCAATGGGGATTTACATCTTTGACTGGGCTCGTCTGCGCAATATGTTAGTTGCTGCTGAAAAGAGCGATATCGATATGTCAGACTTCGGTAAAAATGTCATTCCAACGTATCTAGAATCAGGCGAAAGTGTTTATGCTTATGAATTCAATGGCTATTGGAAAGACGTTGGTACAATTGAGTCTCTTTGGGAAGCCAATATGGAATATATCGATCCAAATAATGCCTTGGATAGTCGCGATCGTCACTGGAAAATCTATTCACGCAACCTCATTTCTCCACCAAACTTCTTTGGGGAACATGCTCACATCGAAGATTCTCTTGTCGTCGATGGTTGTTCGGTAGACGGTACAGTCAAACACTCCATCTTATCAACAGAAGCTCAAGTTCGTGAAGGAGCAGTTGTCGAAGATGCTGTCGTGATGAGCAATGCCATTATCGGTAAAGGAGCTGTTGTGAAACGCGCGATTATTGGAGAAGGCGCAGTCATTGCAGAAGGTGTCGTGATTGATGGAACAGAGGAAGTACAAGTTGTCGGTTACAATGAAAAAGTGGGGGTAGCAACAGATGAAGATTGA